In Cytobacillus oceanisediminis, the following proteins share a genomic window:
- the recD2 gene encoding SF1B family DNA helicase RecD2: MEKQDSMDLFAEQGKFIKGRHLVTIFHNEQNLYTVVRIRVDETNDSYDEKEAVITGYLPKMHEHETYIFYGEFKDHPKFGVQFHASHYRKDLPQTKQGVANYLSSELFKGIGKKTAEQIVETLGEDAITRILNQPSILDKVPKLSPEKAKLLYDTLMEHQGLEQAMIALNQYGFGPQLSMRIYQVYKEMTIEVVQNNPYKLVEDIEGVGFGRADELGYQIGISGNHPDRIKAACLYILEMESMQAGHVYIEARPLLQSVKKLLEENKRDTIEYRNISNELIKLEEEGKIMAEGQKIYLPSLYFSEKGLVTNIKRILKQTQYDEQFPESEFLLALGNLEERLGVQYAPTQKEAIQTALMSPMLILTGGPGTGKTTVIKGIVELYAELHGCSLEPKDYKKEEPFPFLLAAPTGRAAKRMAESTGLPAVTIHRLLGWNGIEGFDRHEESPLEGRILIVDETSMVDVWLANQLFKALPENMQVILVGDEDQLPSVGPGQVLKDLLRSERIPTVRLTDIYRQAEGSSIIELAHEMKKGKLPANISAQQTDRSFIKCQPGQIADVVEKVVLNAQKKGYSSKDIQVLAPMYRGPAGIDRLNEILQEILNPNPDGTRKELSFGDVKYRIGDKVLQLVNQPENNVFNGDMGEIVSIFYAKENTEKQDMIVVSFDGAEAAYTRQDLNQITHAYCCSVHKSQGSEFPIVILPVVKSYYRMLRRNLLYTAITRSRQFLILCGEEDALKIGVERADEQARLTTLSEKLRDAIPLDDETVQEDTAESSLPETLTLEEKLLHADPMIGMGNITPYDFMEKEYS; encoded by the coding sequence ATGGAGAAACAGGATTCCATGGATCTTTTTGCCGAACAGGGAAAGTTCATAAAGGGCAGACATCTTGTCACAATCTTTCATAATGAACAAAACTTATATACGGTTGTGCGCATTCGGGTTGATGAAACGAATGACTCTTATGATGAAAAAGAAGCGGTCATTACAGGCTATCTGCCAAAGATGCATGAGCATGAAACTTATATTTTCTATGGTGAATTCAAAGATCACCCTAAGTTCGGCGTCCAATTCCACGCAAGCCATTACAGGAAAGATCTTCCCCAGACCAAGCAAGGTGTAGCCAATTATTTATCAAGCGAATTATTTAAAGGGATTGGAAAGAAAACCGCCGAGCAAATCGTCGAGACACTTGGCGAAGATGCGATCACACGCATTCTTAATCAGCCGTCTATCCTCGATAAGGTTCCAAAACTGTCACCTGAAAAAGCTAAATTGCTTTACGACACGCTTATGGAACATCAAGGGCTTGAGCAAGCCATGATTGCACTTAATCAATATGGTTTTGGCCCACAGCTTTCCATGAGAATTTATCAAGTGTATAAAGAAATGACGATCGAAGTCGTTCAAAACAATCCTTATAAGCTGGTTGAGGATATAGAAGGAGTCGGCTTTGGCCGTGCAGATGAACTGGGATATCAAATCGGCATATCAGGAAATCATCCTGATCGTATAAAAGCAGCCTGCCTCTACATACTTGAAATGGAAAGCATGCAGGCAGGCCATGTCTATATTGAAGCAAGACCTCTTCTGCAAAGTGTGAAGAAGCTTTTAGAAGAAAATAAGCGTGATACCATTGAATACAGGAATATATCCAATGAACTCATTAAGCTTGAAGAGGAAGGGAAGATCATGGCTGAAGGCCAAAAGATATACCTTCCATCCCTATATTTTTCTGAAAAGGGACTTGTAACCAATATTAAACGGATCCTTAAGCAAACACAGTATGATGAACAGTTCCCGGAGTCGGAATTTCTTTTGGCCCTTGGCAATCTGGAGGAACGTCTGGGTGTTCAGTATGCCCCAACCCAAAAGGAAGCTATTCAAACAGCTCTTATGTCTCCTATGCTGATACTGACTGGCGGCCCGGGTACAGGAAAAACAACTGTTATAAAGGGAATTGTTGAATTATATGCCGAACTGCATGGCTGCTCCCTTGAACCAAAAGACTATAAAAAGGAAGAGCCTTTTCCCTTCCTGCTGGCTGCACCAACAGGAAGGGCTGCAAAACGGATGGCCGAGTCAACAGGGCTGCCCGCTGTAACCATTCACCGCCTTCTTGGCTGGAATGGGATCGAAGGGTTTGACCGTCACGAAGAGAGTCCATTGGAAGGCAGGATTTTAATTGTTGATGAGACATCAATGGTTGATGTTTGGCTTGCTAACCAGCTTTTCAAGGCTCTCCCTGAAAATATGCAGGTAATCCTTGTGGGGGATGAAGATCAGCTGCCTTCAGTGGGGCCAGGCCAGGTTTTGAAAGATCTTTTGCGTTCAGAACGTATTCCTACTGTTCGCCTTACAGATATTTACAGGCAGGCTGAAGGATCCTCAATCATTGAATTGGCCCACGAAATGAAAAAAGGCAAACTTCCGGCGAACATTTCTGCACAGCAGACTGATCGTTCCTTTATTAAATGCCAGCCGGGCCAAATTGCGGATGTTGTTGAAAAGGTTGTCCTGAATGCCCAAAAGAAAGGGTATTCTTCGAAAGATATTCAGGTGCTTGCCCCTATGTACCGTGGACCCGCAGGAATTGACAGGCTAAACGAGATATTGCAGGAAATTCTGAATCCAAATCCTGATGGAACGAGGAAAGAGTTGTCCTTTGGTGATGTGAAATACAGAATCGGCGATAAAGTCCTTCAGCTTGTCAATCAGCCTGAAAATAATGTGTTTAATGGGGATATGGGTGAGATTGTTTCTATTTTTTACGCAAAGGAAAATACGGAAAAACAGGATATGATTGTCGTATCCTTCGATGGTGCGGAAGCTGCATACACAAGGCAGGATCTCAATCAGATTACTCATGCCTACTGCTGTTCTGTCCATAAATCCCAGGGAAGTGAATTCCCTATAGTCATTTTGCCTGTTGTTAAAAGCTATTACAGGATGCTTAGAAGAAATCTTCTTTATACCGCCATTACCCGCAGCAGACAATTTTTAATACTGTGCGGTGAAGAAGATGCGTTAAAAATCGGTGTGGAACGTGCGGATGAACAGGCACGCCTGACAACTTTATCTGAAAAGCTTAGAGATGCAATCCCGTTAGATGATGAAACAGTGCAGGAAGATACAGCTGAATCTTCTCTGCCGGAAACACTAACCCTCGAGGAAAAGCTTCTCCACGCCGATCCCATGATAGGAATGGGAAATATAACACCGTATGATTTTATGGAAAAAGAATATAGCTAA
- a CDS encoding tetratricopeptide repeat protein, protein MDKNQMGIQYMQEGKWEEAAKVFMEAIEENPSDPVSYINFGNVLSAVGENEKALKFYEKAIGFDENAGAAYYSAGNLYYELQQFDEAKKMFETALKKGLETGDNFFMLGMSLSALDQGKLALPYLQRSVELNEDDAEAYFQYGLCLAQLDYIDEAIQQMKKCIEIEPEHADAYYNLGVAYGFKEEENEALAHFNKALEIQPDHMLAGYGKKLIEKGGSELN, encoded by the coding sequence ATGGATAAGAACCAAATGGGTATTCAATATATGCAAGAAGGAAAATGGGAAGAAGCAGCGAAGGTTTTTATGGAAGCAATCGAAGAAAATCCTTCTGATCCTGTTTCTTATATTAACTTTGGAAATGTGCTATCAGCTGTAGGGGAAAATGAAAAAGCGCTGAAGTTCTATGAAAAGGCAATAGGATTTGATGAAAATGCCGGTGCTGCGTATTACAGTGCGGGGAATTTATATTATGAATTGCAGCAGTTTGACGAAGCCAAAAAAATGTTTGAAACAGCATTGAAAAAAGGCCTGGAAACCGGAGATAACTTCTTCATGCTTGGTATGTCGCTATCTGCACTTGACCAGGGCAAACTGGCTTTGCCTTATTTGCAGCGCAGTGTGGAGCTGAATGAAGACGATGCTGAAGCATATTTTCAATATGGATTATGCCTGGCACAGTTGGATTATATTGATGAAGCAATCCAGCAGATGAAAAAATGCATTGAAATTGAGCCGGAGCATGCAGATGCTTATTATAATCTTGGAGTAGCATATGGATTTAAAGAAGAGGAAAATGAAGCACTTGCTCACTTTAATAAGGCGCTGGAAATCCAGCCGGACCACATGCTTGCCGGCTATGGAAAAAAGCTGATTGAAAAAGGCGGCAGTGAATTGAACTAA